Proteins encoded together in one Columba livia isolate bColLiv1 breed racing homer chromosome 3, bColLiv1.pat.W.v2, whole genome shotgun sequence window:
- the B3GNT2 gene encoding N-acetyllactosaminide beta-1,3-N-acetylglucosaminyltransferase 2, producing the protein MSVGRRRLKLLGILMMVNIFIYVIVEVSKSGSQEKNAKGRVIIPRSKFWRKYTPHKAYWNKQQQKLELLYNPILTVLSNMTVEENLLSNSSVLSSCDPDPWVSSEVSDFANLPDRFKDFLLYLRCRNYSLLMDQPNKCKHKPFLLLAIKSLTPHFDRRQAIRQSWGKEIKSGDVTVKRVFLLGQTPPEDNFPDLSDMIKFESETHQDILLWNYRDTFFNLTLKEVLFLKWVSSSCADVQFIFKGDDDVFVNTHQILDYLKSLSKEKAKDLFIGDVIKDAGPHREKKLKYYIPESVYEGSYPPYAGGGGFLYSGDLALRLNNASDQVLLYPIDDVYTGMCLQKLGLAPEKHKGFRTFDIEEKYRNNICSYTNLMLVHSRKPQEMIKIWTRLQDPHLNC; encoded by the coding sequence ATGAGTGTTGGACGCAGAAGGCTAAAGCTGCTGGGAATTTTGATGATggtaaacatttttatttatgtgatTGTGGAAGTCTCAAAAAGTGGCAGCCAGGAGAAGAATGCGAAAGGCCGTGTTATTATACCACGCAGCAAATTCTGGAGAAAATATACTCCTCACAAAGCTTATTggaacaaacagcaacaaaagctTGAACTGCTGTACAACCCTATCCTGACTGTGCTTTCCAACATGACTGTGGAAGAGAACTTACTTTCAAACTCTAGTGTTCTCAGTTCCTGTGACCCTGATCCATGGGTATCTTCAGAGGTTAGTGACTTTGCAAACTTGCCAGACAGATTCAAAgactttctgctttatttaagATGTAGAAATTATTCTTTATTAATGGATCAGCCAAACAAGTGCAAACATAAACCTTTTCTGCTGCTGGCTATTAAGTCACTTACACCGCATTTTGATAGAAGGCAAGCAATTAGGCAATCCTGGGGCAAGGAAATAAAATCGGGGGATGTGACAGTCAAAAGGGTCTTCTTACTTGGGCAGACCCCACCAGAGGATAACTTTCCTGATCTTTCTGACATGATAAAATTTGAGAGTGAAACCCACCAAGACATTCTCCTCTGGAACTACCGAGACACTTTCTTCAATTTAACTCTGAAAGAGGTGCTGTTTCTTAAGTGGGTCAGCAGCAGCTGCGCGGATgtccagtttatttttaagggtGATGATGATGTTTTTGTGAATACCCATCAGATCCTGGATTACTTGAAGAGCTTATCAAAGGAAAAAGCCAAAGACTTATTTATAGGTGATGTGATCAAAGATGCTGGACCTCATAGAGAGAAAAAATTGAAGTACTACATCCCAGAAAGTGTTTATGAAGGTTCGTATCCTCCGTATGCAGgaggtggtgggtttttgtaCTCTGGTGATCTGGCATTAAGACTGAATAATGCATCTGACCAGGTACTCCTTTACCCTATTGATGATGTTTATACTGGAATGTGCCTTCAGAAGCTTGGGCTCGCTCCGGAAAAACACAAAGGCTTCAGAACATTTGATATCgaagagaaatacagaaataacatATGTTCCTACACAAACTTAATGTTAGTACATAGCAGAAAACCTCAAGAAATGATTAAGATTTGGACACGCTTGCAAGATCCACACTTAAATTGTTAA